In one Candidatus Omnitrophota bacterium genomic region, the following are encoded:
- a CDS encoding DJ-1/PfpI family protein encodes MKKKIAVLLADGFEEIEAVTCIDILRRADQEIKVVGVGGMIIKGSHGIGISADVEINSYNDLPDAIVLPGGMPGVQNLFKTPKVVSLVREVHKKGNIVAAICAAPAYVLAPMGILDGKKATCYFGCEEMLGKKAIYVDQNVVLDGNIITSKGPATAMAFALRIIDLLCGRKVTDSIREKLLYEE; translated from the coding sequence ATGAAAAAGAAAATAGCGGTTTTGCTTGCTGACGGTTTTGAGGAGATAGAGGCGGTAACGTGTATAGATATATTGCGAAGAGCTGACCAGGAGATAAAGGTAGTGGGAGTCGGCGGAATGATTATAAAGGGTTCTCACGGCATCGGAATAAGCGCTGACGTCGAAATAAATTCCTACAACGATTTGCCGGACGCCATAGTTCTTCCGGGAGGTATGCCGGGAGTACAAAATCTATTTAAGACACCAAAGGTTGTTTCTCTGGTAAGAGAGGTCCACAAGAAAGGCAATATCGTCGCCGCTATATGCGCCGCTCCGGCTTACGTGCTTGCGCCCATGGGAATACTTGACGGTAAAAAAGCGACATGTTACTTCGGATGCGAAGAGATGCTCGGGAAAAAGGCCATCTATGTCGACCAGAACGTCGTTCTTGATGGTAACATCATTACCAGTAAAGGGCCTGCGACTGCCATGGCATTTGCTCTAAGAATAATAGATCTCTTATGCGGCAGGAAAGTTACGGATTCAATCAGAGAAAAGCTTCTGTATGAAGAATGA